The following are encoded together in the Canis aureus isolate CA01 chromosome 30, VMU_Caureus_v.1.0, whole genome shotgun sequence genome:
- the TMPRSS2 gene encoding transmembrane protease serine 2 yields MALNSGSPPGVGPYYENHGYQPESLYPPQPATAPRAYPVYPAPYYPPAVPQYTPRVLTHTSTPAIHTQPKSPLGTGCTAKTKKALCITVVLGTILAGAAVAAVLLWKFMEDKCSVSGIECGSSGTCISPSQWCDGVLHCPSGEDENRCVRLYGPNFILQVYSSQRKSWHPVCQDNWSDSYGRAACQDMGYRNSFYSSQGIADDSGATSFMKLNISAGHMDLYKKLYHSDVCSSKTVVSLRCIECGVSAKGSRQSRIVGGTSASLGDWPWQVSLHVQGTHVCGGSIISPEWIVTAAHCVEEPLNNPRYWTAFAGILRQSFMFYGHGHRVGKVISHPNYDSKTKNNDIALMKLQTPLTFNDRVKPVCLPNPGMMLEPEQSCWISGWGATYEKGKTSDELNAVMVPLIEPWRCNSKYVYNNLVTPAMICAGFLRGGVDSCQGDSGGPLVTLKSRVWWLIGDTSWGSGCAKANRPGVYGNVTVFTDWIYRQMRANS; encoded by the exons ATGGCCTTAAACTCA GGGTCACCGCCAGGAGTTGGACCTTACTATGAAAACCATGGATACCAACCCGAGAGCCTGTACCCCCCGCAGCCCGCTACGGCCCCCAGAGCCTACCCGGTGTATCCGGCCCCGTACTACCCGCCTGCAGTGCCCCAGTACACCCCGAGGGTGCTGACGCACACTTCGACACCTGCCATCCACACGCAGCCCAAGTCCCCGTTGGGGACTGGGTGCACCGCAA AGACTAAGAAAGCGCTGTGCATCACCGTCGTCCTGGGGACCATCCTGGCGGGGGCAGCTGTGGCGGCGGTCCTGCTCTGGAAGTTCA TGGAGGACAAGTGCTCGGTGTCCGGGATAGAGTGCGGCAGCTCGGGGACCTGCATCAGCCCCTCTCAGTGGTGCGACGGGGTCCTGCACTGCCCCAGCGGGGAGGACGAGAACCGGTGCG TTCGCCTCTACGGACCGAACTTTATCCTCCAGGTGTACTCGTCCCAGAGGAAGTCCTGGCACCCCGTGTGTCAGGACAACTGGAGTGACAGCTACGGGAGGGCCGCGTGCCAGGACATGGGTTACCG GAATAGTTTCTATTCGAGCCAAGGAATAGCGGATGACAGCGGGGCCACCAGCTTCATGAAGCTGAACATAAGTGCCGGCCATATGGATCTCTACAAGAAACTGTACCACAG TGACGTCTGTTCTTCAAAAACGGTGGTTTCTTTACGCTGTATAG AGTGCGGGGTCTCTGCGAAGGGGAGCCGTCAGAGCCGGATCGTGGGCGGGACCAGCGCCTCCCTGGGGGACTGGCCCTGGCAGGTCAGCCTGCACGTCCAGGGCACCCACGTCTGTGGAGGCTCTATTATCAGCCCCGAGTGGATCGTGACAGCCGCCCACTGTGTGGAGGA ACCTCTAAACAACCCGCGGTACTGGACGGCCTTCGCGGGAATTTTGAGACAATCCTTCATGTTCTATGGACACGGACACCGAGTGGGAAAAGTGATTTCCCATCCAAATTATGATTCCAAGACCAAGAACAACGACATCGCCCTCATGAAGTTGCAGACGCCTCTGACTTTTAACG ACAGAGTGAAGCCAGTGTGCCTGCCTAACCCGGGCATGATGCTAGAGCCGGAGCAGTCCTGCTGGATTTCCGGGTGGGGGGCCACCTACGAGAAAG GGAAGACCTCAGACGAGCTGAACGCGGTCATGGTGCCCCTCATCGAGCCCTGGCGCTGCAACAGCAAGTACGTCTACAACAACCTGGTCACTCCGGCCATGATCTGCgcgggcttcctgcggggaggcGTCGACTCCTGCCAG GGTGACAGCGGAGGTCCCCTGGTCACTCTGAAGAGCCGCGTCTGGTGGTTGATCGGCGACACGAGCTGGGGATCCGGCTGTGCCAAGGCTAACAGGCCGGGAGTGTACGGAAACGTGACCGTTTTCACCGACTGGATTTATCGGCAAATGAGG GCAAACAGCTGA